The Triticum urartu cultivar G1812 unplaced genomic scaffold, Tu2.1 TuUngrouped_contig_5882, whole genome shotgun sequence genome has a segment encoding these proteins:
- the LOC125529829 gene encoding uncharacterized protein LOC125529829 → MAHGCLDPSRKYESRYHEMLASRLAVLPLPAYADDEGPDLPSAETFEALVRPYFYDDELRAALVEYQVHKFLSRPEDVHGRDGDSGEVDSSSSLMDDIPEEEFEADDARLRSHIVHEVDTEDRLDEEEANRLCHKYARYRLKACMLLKGVPIDDAAFDSQYPPDLPLDNHRLYHEDEALSWWFDLGTSSPATLSDYQRLVPCNEVSMFVLLCKQI, encoded by the exons ATGGCGCATGGTTGTCTGGATCCGTCTCGCAAGTACGAGTCGAGGTACCATGAGATGCTCGCCTCGCGCCTCGCCGTACTGCCTCTACCAGCCTACGCCGACGACGAAGGCCCAGATCTCCCTTCTGCTGAAACTTTCGAAGCCCTCGTTCGTCCTTATTTCTATGATGACGAGCTGCGGGCTGCTCTGGTAGAGTACCAAGTCCACAAGTTCTTGAGCCGACCAGAGGATGTCCATGGACGAGATGGAGATTCAGGAGAAGTTGATTCGTCCTCCTCACTGATGGATGATATCCCCGAGGAGGAATTCGAGGCAGACGATGCACGGCTCAGGTCTCACATAGTACATGAAGTTGACACCGAGGATAGATTGGATGAAGAGGAGGCGAACAGGCTCTGTCACAAGTATGCACGATACCGCCTCAAAGCTTGCATG TTGCTCAAAGGAGTGCCTATTGACGATGCTGCATTCGACTCCCAGTACCCTCCAGACCTTCCCTTGGACAACCACCGTCTTTACCATGAAGATGAAGCCTTGAGCTGGTGGTTTGACTTGGGCACCTCTTCACCCGCGACCTTGAGCGACTATCAGCGGCTAGTCCCTTGTAATGAAGTAAGTATGTTTGTACTcctctgtaaacaaatataa